The region GCCTCCGCCGCGTTCAGGCGGCGCAGGATGCGCAGCTGCTCCTCGCGCTCCGGCTTGGAGTGCGGGCGCTCGACGCGGTCCTGGATCCACTTGCGCTGCTTCGGGTCCTGGATGTGCATGAACTCGATGCCGGTGGTGCGGCAGTACGAGTCGCGCAGCACGCCGAGGATGTCGCGCAGCTTCATCATCGACTTGCCGGAGAAGCCGCCGACCGCGAACTCGCGCTCCAGGTCCCACAGGGTGAGGCCGTGCTCGGTGATGTCGAGGTCGGGGTGCTTGCGCTGGCGGTACTCCAGCGGGTCGGTGTCGGCCATGACGTGGCCGCGGACCCGGTAGGAGTGGATCAGCTCGAAGACGCGGGCGGCCTTCGTGACGTCGTCGTCGTGGCTGGCGTCGATGTCCTTGAGCCAGCGGACCGGCTCGTAGGGGATGCGCAGGGCCTCGAAGATCTCGTCGAAGAAGCCGTTCTCGCCGAGGAGGAGGTTCGCGACGACCCTGAGGAACTCGCCGGAGGCGGCGCCCTGGATCACCCGGTGGTCGTAGGTCGACGTGAGCGTCATGACCTTCGAGATGCCGAGCTTGTTCAGGGTGTCCTGGGAGGTGCCCTGGAACTCCGCCGGGTAGTCCATGGAGCCGACGCCCATGATGACCGACTGGCCGGGCATCAGACGCGGCACGGAGTGGACGGTGCCGAGGCCGCCGGGGTTGGTCAGGGAGACCGTGACACCGGTGAAGTCGTCCATCGTCAGCTTGCCGTCGCGGGCGCGGCGGACGATGTCCTCGTAGGCCTGCCAGAACTCGAAGAAGTTCAGCGTCTCGGCCTTCTTGATGCCGGCGACGACGAGCTGGCGGTCGCCGTTCGGCTTCACCAGGTCGATGGCGAGGCCGAAGTTGACGTGCGCGGGCTTGACGAGGGTGGGCTTCCCGTCCTTCTCCGCGTAGTGCCAGTTCATCGACGGCATGGCCTTGATGGCCTGCACCATCGCGTAGCCGATGAGGTGGGTGAAGGAGATCTTCCCGCCCCGGGCGCGCTTCAGGTGGTTGTTGATGACGATGCGGTTGTCGAAGAGCAGCTTCACCGGGACCGCGCGCACGGACGTGGCCGTGGGCAGCTCCAGGGAGGCGTTCATGTTCTTCGCGACGGCACCGGCGGGACCACGCAGCGTCACGTACTCGGGACCCTCGGGGCCCTCGGTCGCGGGCTCGGCCTTCGGCTTCGCGGCGGCCGGAGCGGCCTTCACGGGGGCCGGGGCGGCGGCAGCGGGCTTCGGCGCCGCCGGAGCGGCTGCGGGAGCGGCGGCCTGGACGGGCGCAGGAGCGGCCTGAGCCGGTGCCGCGGGCGCGGCCGGGGCTGCCGGAGCGGCAGGCGCGGCCTGAGGCGTCGCTGACGGGGTGGTGGTCCCTGCGGCCCCCGCGGCCGCAGTACCCGCCGAAGCCGAGGCGGCAGGAGCCCCCGGCTTGTAGTCGGCGAAGAAGTCCCACCAGGCTCGGTCTACCGAATTCGGGTCCTGGAGGTACTGCTGATAGATCTCGTCGACGAGCCATTCGTTCGCACCGAACGCGGCCGCGGGGTTCTTCCCGGCGGCTTGGTCATCGGTCGAGATGCTCGAGTTACTGGGGGACTGTGGCGACACGGCGGCAACCGCCCTCTTCCGCTTCACAAGGTGATGGACAGCGGGAATCAAGGCTACGCCCCCATGGCCGAGAAGGTCAGGCCGGGCCGGTCCAACGTCGTGTAAGTCACATCGGAAAGCGTGTTTCGGGGAAGGAAATGGCGGGAAACAAGCGGGGTTTCGGTCCGGAATGGGTACGCCGATCCAGGGTCGCGGTACGACTCACACGGCCCTGTGCCTGATCACACGTGTCCACGAGCACGGGACGACGATGGATCTTGTGGCTCCGGTTCGAACTTTACGTCAACTTGGCAGAGAAGGAAGCCCTGGAAGGATGACCTGAATCCGGCAACCCCGCTGGGATTCGGCCACGCCGATCCGGCCGCCGTGCAGATCGACCGCCCAACGGGCGATGGCGAGCCCGAGGCCCGTACCGCCGTCGCTGCCCGGGCCGTGCGGCGAGGGCACCCCGCCGCGGTTGAAGCGCTCGAAGACCCGGTGCCACTCCGACTGCGGAATGCCGGGGCCCTCGTCCAGGACCTCCAGGGCAAGTGACTCCGGGTAGTCGCCGCGCCGCGCCTTGACCGTCACCCGGCCGTGCGGCGGGCTGTGCTTGACCGCGTTGTCGATGAGGTTCGCCACGACCTGGTGGATCCGCTCCGGGTCCGCGTGCGCGGTCAGCTCCGGCGGGGACACGTCGAGGTGCAGATGGACGTCGGTGCGGGTGTGACTGCCGGAGCCCGAGGCGATGCCCGCGCGCGCGGAGGCGACCATGTTGGCCTCCTTGAGCACGCCGGACAGGTACGGCCACACCTCGAAACGGCGCCTGCGCAGGGGTACGACCCCGTTGTCCAGCCTGGAGAGGTCCAACAGCGTCTCGACCAGCCGGCCCAGCCGCTCCGTCTGCTTCAGGGCCGTACGCATCGTCTCGGGGTCGGCGGCGGAGACACCGTCCACGACGTTCTCCAGGACCGCGCGCAGGCCCGCGATGGGGGTGCGCAGCTCGTGCGAGACATTCGCCACGAGTTCCTTGCGCTGGCGGTCCTGGGCCTCCAGCTCGTCGGCCATCAGGTTGATCGTCTGGGCCAGGTCGCCCAGCTCGTCCCGCCGGTCGTCCCGCACCCGGCGGGTGTAGTCGCCGTGCGAGATGGAGCGGGCGACCGTGTTCATCTCGTCCAGCGGCGCGGTGAGCGAATGGGCCACGAACTGCGTTATCAGCAGTGTGGCGATCATCGAGAAGACCGTGATGAAGCGGAGCTCCGTCTTGGTGTGCACCGCGATCATCGACAGACCCGTGGTGATGAGCACGGAGATGACGACGAGAGCGCCCAGCTTGGTCTTGATCGAGAACGGGCGTACGGAGCCCCAGAACCCCTCGTCGCGGCCCGGCTCACCGGGACCGCTCACGACGCCCGTGGTTCTGCCCGATTCACCGAGCCCGCTCATGACATCAGCCCCCTACATGAGGTTCCTGGTCCCTGCGGAGACCCGGCTCAGGGAGTCGGGGTCTCCAAGGCGTAGCCCACGCCGTGGACGGTACGGATCCGCTCGGCACCGATCTTCCGGCGCAGCGCCTTGATGTGGCTGTCCACGGTCCGAGTGCCCGAGGCGTCCGCCCAGTCCCAGACCTCGGCCAGCAACTGCTCGCGGGAGAGTACCGCGCGCGGAGTGTTGGCGAGGCATACCAGGAGGTCGAATTCGGTGGGCGTGAGGTGCACGTCCTCCGAGCGCACCCGTACCCGGCGCTGCGCGTGGTCGATCTCCAGCTCGCCGAGGCGCAGGATCCCGCTGCGCGGCGTCGAGGCGGCCACCACGGCCCGCTCGACCCGGCGCAGCAGGACGTGCACGCGCGCGGCCAGCTCGCGCATCGAGAACGGCTTGGTCATGTAGTCGTCGGCGCCGACGCCGAGCCCGACCAGCATGTCGGTCTCGTCGTCGCGCGCGGTGAGCATCAGCACCGGCACCGGGCGCTGGGCCTGCACGCGCCGGCAGACCTCCAGGCCGTCGAAGCCGGGCAGCATGATGTCGAGGATCAGCAGGTCGGGCTGCCAGGCCTCTGCTGTGTCGACGGCGGCCGGTCCGTCGCCCGCGGTTTGCACGAGGAATCCCTCGGCCCGCAGGCGGGCCGCGATGGCGTCGACGATCGTCGGGTCGTCCTCGACCACCAGCACCCGGCGCTGAGCGCCTGGCGTGGCCGCCGTGCCGTTGTGCGAGGTGTGTGTTTGCTCCATCGCCCGCCCCTGAAGTGTGCTTTCCGGAATCCGTGGGGTGATCCCATGACTGCGCTTGACGCTTGAATGATCTGCGCCAGGGAAGCAGGGTACGGGCAGTCACCTTCGCTCGGCTATCCAGGCCCGACCGCGAGATGGACGACGTCCGGAACGCCCCGGGCAACGGGGATCTCTTCGGTACGCACCTGGTGGAATCCGGCATTCCGCAGCGATCCTTCAAATTCCGGAGAGGGCTGCGCCGACCACACGGCGAGCACCCCGCCCGGCTTCAACACCCTTGCGCAGCTTGCCAGTCCGGCCGGTCCGTACAGCCCGGTGTTGTCCTCGGTGACGGTCCAGTCGGGCCCGTTGTCGATGTCGAGGCACAGCGCGTCGTACGTGTCGGAAGTCTCATTGACGTGAGCGAGCAGATCGGATCTCACGATTTCGGTCCGGGGGTCGGCGAGCGCCGCCGCGGAGAGTTCCGCCAGCGGTCCGTCACGGTGCCAGTCGATGATGGCCCCTTCGCGTTCGACGACGGTGATGTGCCCCCAGCGCGGGTCGGCGGCGGCGTGTGCCAGAGAGAACCCGACACCGAGCCCCCCGATCAGCACCTCGGGCTCCGTCCGCTCGTCCAGGGCGTCCAGCGCGGCGTCGACGAGCAGCCGTTCCGAGCGGCCGTCGGAGGTGTCCATCAGGAAGCACCCGTTGGCGATGATCTGCAGCAGCGCGCCGTGGCGCCGCAACACGACCTCGCCGTAGGGGCCTTCCCGGCGATCGATGACTACAGGGATGTCGTACGAGGCAGTCATGGCTCCCATCCTGGCACTTTCACCAGGATGGGCAGCCGAATTAATCCTCAGGGGGTCAGAGGTTCAGTCCGTGCCCGTAGGGGAACACGGGGTCTTCGGTGTCGTCGGGGACGTCCGGCCGTGACGCCTCGACCGCCGCCATGGAGCGCGGCAGTTCGAACGGCAGTCGTCCCTGGGCCCGCGCCCGTCCGAAGGCGACGTCCAGGAGTGCCGTGTCGCTCGCGCCGTAGTCGGCGACCAGCGCGGCCGCCTTCGCGGCGATCTCGGGGAGGACGGCGGGCCGTTCGAGGTTGACGCACACCAGCGTGGGCACCGCGTCCAGCAGCCGCAGGATCTCCTTGAGCTCGTCCTCCGGGAAGGCCAGCGACCCCGAGTGGAAGAAGGACTCGAAGAGCCCGGGGCGCTCCTCGTGGGGCGTGCGCAGGCGCAGTACCGCGAGGTCCGCGTCGACGGGATCGGGGACGACATTGCCGTACGCGGCGGCCACTTGCTCGGAGATTCCCCGCACGTACAGGTTCGGGCGGCCCTCGAGGGGCAGCAGTCCGTGGTTGGTCAGGACGGTCAGCGAGCGGCGCTGGGCGGCCTCGCCGAGCGCGGTGAACTCGCCCGCCCCGACGGTCTCCTCCGCCCGGTCGGGGTCCACGTAGCGGTTCTCGAAGAGGCCGAGCGTGAATTTCTCGCGCAGGAGTCGACGTACGGATTCGTCGACGCGTTCCTCCGTGACGCGGCCCGAACGGACCAGTTCCACGATCACCTCGGGGCACTGCTCGCCGCCGAACTGGTCGCTGCCCGCGTCCAGCGCCTTCGCCGCGCGTTCGGCGACGGTCAGGTGCTCGGCGCCCCAGGCTCGCGCGGGGAACAGCTCGCCGAGCACGGGCGCGTCGGTGAGCAGGCCCCAGTCGGTGCAGACGATGCCGTCGAAGCCGAGGCGTTCGCGCAGGAGGCCGGTGAGGACATCGCGGTTGAAGCCGAAGCCGACCTCCTCCCAGTCGGTGCCGATCGGCTGCCCGTAGTACGGCATCACCTGGGAACAGCCCGCCTCCACGGCCGCCTTGAAGGGCTGGAGGTGGTACTCACGCATGCCGCCCGGATAGATCTGCTCCTTACCATGCGCGAAGTGCGGGTCCTCGCCGTCCTTCTGCGGTCCTCCGCCGGGGAAGTGCTTGACCATGGCGGCGACGGATTCCGGTCCGAGCCTCGCCCCCTGGAGACCGCGTACGTACGCCCGTACCAGCTCGCTCGTCAGCCCCGCGCTGGATCCGAACGTGCCGCTCTGGCGCGACCAGCGTGGCTCGGTGGCCAGGTCGATCTGCGGGTGCAGCGCGACCCGGAAGCCCACCGCCAGGTACTCGCGGCGGACCGTGTCCCCGAAGCGCTCCACCAGCGCCGGGTCGCCGATCGCGGCCAGGCCCAGGGGTTCGGGCCAGGCCGAGAAGGCGCCGGAGTTGAAGGAGGCGCCCGGGTTGTCGGTGAACGCGTGGCGCGGGTCGGTGGAGAGGGTGACCGGGATGCCCAGACGGGTGCTCGCGGCCAGCTCCTGGACCCGGTTGACCCACTGGGCCGTCTCGCGCACGCCGTACTGGCCGATGAGGTTGAAGTGGGTCAGCGCCCTGCCCTCGATCAGCTCGGGGGTGGGGGCGTGCACGAAGGGCCCGTCGGTGGCGAAGGTGCCGTCCGCGTTCATGGAGAGCATGGAGTGGAACAGCTGACCCGCCTTCTCCTCCAGCGTCATGCGGGAGAGCAGGTCCTCGACGCGCTCGTCGACGGGGCGGTGCGGATCGCGGTACGTGGCGGTGGTCTTCCCTGAGGGCATCCCGGTTTCCTTGTTTCCTTCTTGCTCGAGGCGGCTGTTTGACGGGCTTCTTAAAGAAGGGGGCTGTTTGAAGGGGGTCACTTGACGGAGCGGACGAACCGGACGGCGAGTGCGCCCAGTACGGCGGCGATCGCGCCGAAGAGGAACAGCGCCCCGTAGTTGCCGCCCCCGCCGATCGCGAGGAGCGCGGGGGCGGCGATCGGGACGAGGGACTGGGGCAGGGCGTTGCCGATGTTGAGGACGCCCACGTCCTTGGCGGACTCGTCGGGGTTGGGCAGCACCGCGGCGGCGAGCGCCAGGTCGACGGAGAGGTAGAGGCCCTCACCGAGGCCGAAGACGATCACGGCGACGACGTACATCCCGAAGGACTGCGCGGCGGCGAGCAGCGCCAGGCTGAGGGCCATGACGAGCGAGGAGCCGAGGACGTACGGCCTGCGGCGGCCCGAACGGTCGGAGAGCTGGCCGCCGAGCAGCGAGCCGGTCACGGTCGCGACGACCATGGCGAGAGTGCCGACGAGGACCTTGCCGGAGACGGCGTCGTCGCTGTAGCCGAGGCGGTCCATCAGGAAGTAGACCTGGTAGCTGGTGACGCAGGAGGCGCCGGTGAAGACCAGGAAGCGGCCGGCGAAGTTCCAGGCGAAGTCGGGGTGCTTGCGCGGGTCGACCCAGAAGCTGCGCAGGAACTCGCGGAGGCCGTACGGCTCGAAGGCGCCGGCGCGGGCCGGGCGGTCCTTCATCACCGCGACCAGATAGCCGACCGCGGCGAGCCCGATGACGCCGGGGACGAGGAACGCCAGCGCCATCGAGCCGCTGAAGACATTGGCCAGGACCGAGCCCGCGATCATCGAGAACGACGTCGTCATGCCGACGATGTGGACGGCATCCAGCTGCAGTGGGCCCTCGACCCCACGGGCGTCGACATGGCCGCCCGGATGCGGGCCTACCTCGACCGGCTGCTGCGCTCGATCACCGTCTCGGGCACGGGGCTGCCGTCGGACGCGCATACGGCACTGACTCGTGCGCGCGTACGGACCGACTCGGACGCACGCACGGACTGACTCGGACGCGTGTGCGGACACGGCGACCGCGGACGCCGAATGCGCTTATCAGGTTGCTATGAATCGCCTCCCACGTGGCGTCGGTCATAGACAGCGGCGGCGCGAGCCCCCAAGGGTGGAGCGGGACGGAAGGAGCCCCTCACCTTGGACCGGAGCACGACCGCGACGGAGACGGCAGTGGCGACGACCACGGCCCCGACGGCCTCCTCGGCCGATGCCGCGCTCAAGGACCCACAGACGGGCACGCTTTTCCTGGACGGGGTGCCGCGACAACGGGGCGCCATGACCGTGCCGCCCGTCCCCCGCCCGGCGACGACATCTCCTGCACTTGCTCCTCCCGCTCCGGTCGCTCCACCCGTCTCCCGCGCCCTCGCCCGGCTCCGGTCGCTCCGTCCCTGGCGGCTGCTGCCCACCCCCACCGGAACGCCGTTCACTTTCGGCTACGCGGCCGTGCTCACCGTCACCGCGATGGTCACCGACTACGCGGACCCCTCCCTCGTCCACGCCCTGCATCAGGGGTCCAGCACCGACGTCGCGCACCTCATACACGAACCGGTGCTGGTACTGCTGGCCAGCGCGCTGTGGATGGCGGGCGGGATCACCTCGCCGTACGCCCTCGGGTTCGTGCTGGTGCTGACCGCGCTGGAGCGGCGGATAGGCGGCCTGCGGGCCGCCGGAGTCTTCCTGCTCGGGCACGTCCTGGCCACCCTGGCCACCGAGGTGCCTATCGGTCTTTCCGTGCTGGTGGGAGACCTCCCCGACAGCTCCCTGCACCGCCTCGACTACGGCATCAGCTTCGGCGTCGCCACGAGCGTCGGCGCGCTCGCCGGGTTGCTGCGGCCCTGGCTGCGCTGGCCGCTGCTGGTCGTCTTCGGCTCGATGGTCGTCGGGGACCTGCTCGAATTCGCCGACCCGATGACGGACTGGGGGCATGTGATGTCCCTGGCGATCGGGGTGTCGACCTGGCCGCTGGTCCGGGGCTGGCGCCGCGCCCGTGCGCAGGCGGCCTCCAGCCCCGTTGCCCCCGCCGCCGTACACACCGCTCAGACGCCCGGCACCGTCGCGGCCTAGCATCCCGGGCGAGCGCCACCACGGCCGCTGCCCCGCCGCCCACGACCACCCGGCGCCGAGTCGACCCTCGCCCCTGTTGCTGCCTCTCGCCCACGTCGTGCCCCGTTTCCCCGTGCGTGGTTCCACAGCGTGTGGATGAGCCTGCGGTGTGAAGGAGCCGGCTGTGCATGCGACTGCGGTGGTGTGACGGCGCTCTTGCGCTCTCCCGGCCGCGGCTCTTGCGACCGCGTCGACCGCGTCGACCGCGTCGACCGGGCGCGGTCGTACGGGAAGGGACGGCGGGCCGACGGCGTTGACCGCACCACAGGCGTTCGCGGCGGAGGTACGGCGGAGCGGCGCCGACCAAGAGGGAAGCGTGGCGGATACCCCGCTGACCTGCACGGACGTCTCCGTGGAGAGCGATCGCTCACAGCGAACAGTCCCCGGGGAACAATCCGGGGCTCACGTGCATTGAGTCGGCATAGCTCAACTTGACTGCCTAGGGAGAGATAATGGCTTCGACGTCCACACCGCTCACCCTGCCCGTGTTGCCGCTCGATGATGAGGTCGTGCTGCCCGGGATGGTGGTTCCGCTGGACCTGAACGACGCCGATGTACGCGCCGCGGTGGAGGCCGCCCAGGCCGCCGCGCGGTCGGAGCCCGGCAAGCCGAAGGTGCTGCTGGTGCCACGCATCGACGGGGCGTACCCGAGCACGGGCGTGCTCGGCACCGTCGAGCAGGTCGGCCGACTGGCCGACGGCGACCCGGGCGCGCTGATCCGCGGCCGTGGGCGCGTGAAGATCGGCGCCGGGACGACCGGTCCTGGTGCCGCCCTGTGGGTCGAGGGCACCCAGGTCGATGAGACCGTGCCCGATCCGCTGCCCGGCCACGTCGCCGAACTGGTCAAGGAGTACAAGGCCCTCGCCACCAGCTGGCTGCGCAAGCGCGGCGCCTGGCAGGTCGTGGACCGCGTACAGGCCATCGACGATGTGTCCACCCTTGCCGACAATTCCGGTTACTCCCCGTTCCTGAGCACCGAGCAGAAGGTCACGCTGCTGGAGACCGCCGACCCGGTCGCCCGGCTGAAGCTCGCCACCGAGCAGCTGCGTGAGCACCTCGCCGAGCAGGATGTCGCCGAGTCCATCGCGAAGGACGTCCAGGAAGGCGTCGACAAGCAGCAGCGCGAGTTCCTGCTGCGGCGCCAGCTCGAAGCCGTCCGCAAGGAGCTGCGCGAGCTGAACGGCGACGCCAAGGAGGGCGAGGAGTCCGACGACTACCGGACCCGCGTCGAGGCCGCCGATCTCCCCGAGAACGTCCGCGAGGCCGCGCTCAAGGAAGTCGACAAGCTGGAGCGGTCCAGCGACCAGTCGCCCGAGGGCGGCTGGATCCGGACCTGGCTCGACACCGTCCTGGAACTCCCGTGGAACGAGCGCACCGAGGACGAGTACGACATCCAGGGCGCCAAGGGCATCCTGGACGCCGAGCACGCCGGTCTGCAGGACGTGAAGGAGCGCATCACCGAGTACCTGGCCGTGCGCAAGCGGCGTTCCGAGCGTGGTCTCGGCGTCGTCGGCGGGCGGCGCGGCGGTGCCGTGCTCGCGCTCGTCGGTCCGCCCGGTGTCGGCAAGACCTCGCTCGGCGAGTCCGTCGCGCACGCCATGGGCCGCAAGTTCGTCCGGGTCGCGCTCGGCGGCGTACGGGACGAGGCCGAGATCCGCGGCCACCGGCGTACGTACGTCGGCGCGCTGCCCGGCCGTATCGTCCGCGCCATCAAGGAGGCCGGGTCCATGAACCCGGTGGTCCTGCTGGACGAGATCGACAAGGTCGGCTCCGACTTCCGCGGCGACCCCGCCGCGGCGCTGCTCGAAGTCCTCGACCCCGCCCAGAACCACACCTTCCGGGACCACTACCTGGAGGTCGAGCTCGACCTCAGCGACGTGGTGTTCCTGGCGACGGCCAACGTGCTCGAGGCCATCCCGGAGGCGCTGCTCGACCGTATGGAGCTGGTCAGGCTCGACGGGTACACCGAGGACGAGAAGGTCGTCATCGCCCGTGACCACCTGCTGCCGCGTCAGCTGGAGCGGGCCGGTCTGGAGAAGGAGGAGGTCGCGCTCGACGAGAGCGCGCTGCGCAAGCTCGCCGGGGAGTACACCCGGGAAGCGGGCGTACGCAACCTGGAGCGGGCCGTCGCACGCCTGCTCCGCAAGGTCGCGGCGCAGCACGAACTCGGAGAGCGGGAGCTGCCCTTCACGGTGACCGACGCCGATCTGCGCGGGCTCATCGGACGGCCGCACCACGTGCCCGAGTCCGCCCAGGACCCGGCCGAGCGCCGCACCGCGGTGCCCGGCGTCGCCACCGGTCTGGCCGTGACGGGCGCGGGCGGTGACGTTCTCTTCGTGGAGGCGTCGCTGGCCGACCCGGAGACGGGCGCGGCCGGTCTGACCCTGACCGGTCAGCTGGGTGACGTGATGAAGGAGTCGGCGCAGATCGCGCTCTCCTTCCTCCGCTCGCACGGCGCCGAGCTGGAACTGCCGGTCGGCGACCTGAAGGACCGTGGCGTGCACATCCACTTCCCGGCGGGCGCGGTCCCCAAGGACGGTCCGAGCGCGGGCGTCACCATGACGACGGCGCTGGCCTCGCTCCTGTCCGGCCGACTGGTCCGCACGGACGTGGCGATGACGGGTGAGGTCTCACTGACCGGCCGTGTCCTGCCCATCGGCGGGGTGAAGCAGAAGCTGCTCGCCGCGCACCGGGCGGGTGTCACCACGGTCATCATCCCGAAGCGCAACGAGGCCGACCTGGACGACGTCCCGGCCGAGGTGCTGGAGAAGCTGGACGTCCACGCCGTCACGGACGTCCGCCAGGTCCTGGAACTGGCGCTGTCGCCGGCGATGAACGGCGCGACGCCGGAGGTTCCGGTAGCGGCGTGACGGACGCTGCCGGAAGGGAAGGCCCGGGTCCCGTGAGGGAGGCCCGGGCCTTCGCCGTGCCGTCAGCCGTTTGTGTCGGCTGTCGGCCGACATCGGTCGACTGAAATCTGAAATCTGAAATCTGAAATCTGTCAGCTGAAATCTGTCAGCCGTCAGGTGTCAGCCGCCGTCTGTCAGCCG is a window of Streptomyces sp. NBC_00271 DNA encoding:
- a CDS encoding HAMP domain-containing sensor histidine kinase; amino-acid sequence: MSGLGESGRTTGVVSGPGEPGRDEGFWGSVRPFSIKTKLGALVVISVLITTGLSMIAVHTKTELRFITVFSMIATLLITQFVAHSLTAPLDEMNTVARSISHGDYTRRVRDDRRDELGDLAQTINLMADELEAQDRQRKELVANVSHELRTPIAGLRAVLENVVDGVSAADPETMRTALKQTERLGRLVETLLDLSRLDNGVVPLRRRRFEVWPYLSGVLKEANMVASARAGIASGSGSHTRTDVHLHLDVSPPELTAHADPERIHQVVANLIDNAVKHSPPHGRVTVKARRGDYPESLALEVLDEGPGIPQSEWHRVFERFNRGGVPSPHGPGSDGGTGLGLAIARWAVDLHGGRIGVAESQRGCRIQVILPGLPSLPS
- a CDS encoding response regulator transcription factor, whose amino-acid sequence is MEQTHTSHNGTAATPGAQRRVLVVEDDPTIVDAIAARLRAEGFLVQTAGDGPAAVDTAEAWQPDLLILDIMLPGFDGLEVCRRVQAQRPVPVLMLTARDDETDMLVGLGVGADDYMTKPFSMRELAARVHVLLRRVERAVVAASTPRSGILRLGELEIDHAQRRVRVRSEDVHLTPTEFDLLVCLANTPRAVLSREQLLAEVWDWADASGTRTVDSHIKALRRKIGAERIRTVHGVGYALETPTP
- a CDS encoding spermidine synthase, encoding MTASYDIPVVIDRREGPYGEVVLRRHGALLQIIANGCFLMDTSDGRSERLLVDAALDALDERTEPEVLIGGLGVGFSLAHAAADPRWGHITVVEREGAIIDWHRDGPLAELSAAALADPRTEIVRSDLLAHVNETSDTYDALCLDIDNGPDWTVTEDNTGLYGPAGLASCARVLKPGGVLAVWSAQPSPEFEGSLRNAGFHQVRTEEIPVARGVPDVVHLAVGPG
- a CDS encoding glycoside hydrolase family 3 protein — encoded protein: MPSGKTTATYRDPHRPVDERVEDLLSRMTLEEKAGQLFHSMLSMNADGTFATDGPFVHAPTPELIEGRALTHFNLIGQYGVRETAQWVNRVQELAASTRLGIPVTLSTDPRHAFTDNPGASFNSGAFSAWPEPLGLAAIGDPALVERFGDTVRREYLAVGFRVALHPQIDLATEPRWSRQSGTFGSSAGLTSELVRAYVRGLQGARLGPESVAAMVKHFPGGGPQKDGEDPHFAHGKEQIYPGGMREYHLQPFKAAVEAGCSQVMPYYGQPIGTDWEEVGFGFNRDVLTGLLRERLGFDGIVCTDWGLLTDAPVLGELFPARAWGAEHLTVAERAAKALDAGSDQFGGEQCPEVIVELVRSGRVTEERVDESVRRLLREKFTLGLFENRYVDPDRAEETVGAGEFTALGEAAQRRSLTVLTNHGLLPLEGRPNLYVRGISEQVAAAYGNVVPDPVDADLAVLRLRTPHEERPGLFESFFHSGSLAFPEDELKEILRLLDAVPTLVCVNLERPAVLPEIAAKAAALVADYGASDTALLDVAFGRARAQGRLPFELPRSMAAVEASRPDVPDDTEDPVFPYGHGLNL
- a CDS encoding MFS transporter gives rise to the protein MTTSFSMIAGSVLANVFSGSMALAFLVPGVIGLAAVGYLVAVMKDRPARAGAFEPYGLREFLRSFWVDPRKHPDFAWNFAGRFLVFTGASCVTSYQVYFLMDRLGYSDDAVSGKVLVGTLAMVVATVTGSLLGGQLSDRSGRRRPYVLGSSLVMALSLALLAAAQSFGMYVVAVIVFGLGEGLYLSVDLALAAAVLPNPDESAKDVGVLNIGNALPQSLVPIAAPALLAIGGGGNYGALFLFGAIAAVLGALAVRFVRSVK
- a CDS encoding rhomboid-like protein, giving the protein MDRSTTATETAVATTTAPTASSADAALKDPQTGTLFLDGVPRQRGAMTVPPVPRPATTSPALAPPAPVAPPVSRALARLRSLRPWRLLPTPTGTPFTFGYAAVLTVTAMVTDYADPSLVHALHQGSSTDVAHLIHEPVLVLLASALWMAGGITSPYALGFVLVLTALERRIGGLRAAGVFLLGHVLATLATEVPIGLSVLVGDLPDSSLHRLDYGISFGVATSVGALAGLLRPWLRWPLLVVFGSMVVGDLLEFADPMTDWGHVMSLAIGVSTWPLVRGWRRARAQAASSPVAPAAVHTAQTPGTVAA
- the lon gene encoding endopeptidase La encodes the protein MASTSTPLTLPVLPLDDEVVLPGMVVPLDLNDADVRAAVEAAQAAARSEPGKPKVLLVPRIDGAYPSTGVLGTVEQVGRLADGDPGALIRGRGRVKIGAGTTGPGAALWVEGTQVDETVPDPLPGHVAELVKEYKALATSWLRKRGAWQVVDRVQAIDDVSTLADNSGYSPFLSTEQKVTLLETADPVARLKLATEQLREHLAEQDVAESIAKDVQEGVDKQQREFLLRRQLEAVRKELRELNGDAKEGEESDDYRTRVEAADLPENVREAALKEVDKLERSSDQSPEGGWIRTWLDTVLELPWNERTEDEYDIQGAKGILDAEHAGLQDVKERITEYLAVRKRRSERGLGVVGGRRGGAVLALVGPPGVGKTSLGESVAHAMGRKFVRVALGGVRDEAEIRGHRRTYVGALPGRIVRAIKEAGSMNPVVLLDEIDKVGSDFRGDPAAALLEVLDPAQNHTFRDHYLEVELDLSDVVFLATANVLEAIPEALLDRMELVRLDGYTEDEKVVIARDHLLPRQLERAGLEKEEVALDESALRKLAGEYTREAGVRNLERAVARLLRKVAAQHELGERELPFTVTDADLRGLIGRPHHVPESAQDPAERRTAVPGVATGLAVTGAGGDVLFVEASLADPETGAAGLTLTGQLGDVMKESAQIALSFLRSHGAELELPVGDLKDRGVHIHFPAGAVPKDGPSAGVTMTTALASLLSGRLVRTDVAMTGEVSLTGRVLPIGGVKQKLLAAHRAGVTTVIIPKRNEADLDDVPAEVLEKLDVHAVTDVRQVLELALSPAMNGATPEVPVAA